A genomic stretch from Lathyrus oleraceus cultivar Zhongwan6 chromosome 2, CAAS_Psat_ZW6_1.0, whole genome shotgun sequence includes:
- the LOC127123298 gene encoding uncharacterized protein LOC127123298: MLAHYANEKHFPHQTLVAPPSDARFKNWYTGSYLLDAVDSLQPPTREFAKPLLMSICDAIKSTAQGQASACGKLEAGALRNGTKVLVMPSDVVGTVRTLERDSNACSVARAGDNVAVTLHGVDGSHVLAGVVLCHPYFPVAVAKHLELKLLVLDGASPILVGAQLEFHIHHAKEPARVSRILSMLDHKTGKVTKKSPRCLVSKQSAVIEVILNEPCRKCNKFPLKSHQQGRAKNRNRCSKFSLR; the protein is encoded by the coding sequence ATGCTGGCACACTATGCTAATGAGAAGCATTTTCCACATCAAACTCTGGTAGCACCCCCTTCTGATGCTCGCTTCAAAAACTGGTATACTGGATCTTATCTGTTAGATGCAGTTGACTCACTACAACCTCCTACTAGAGAATTCGCCAAACCTCTGCTAATGTCAATATGTGATGCCATCAAATCAACTGCACAAGGACAGGCGTCTGCTTGTGGTAAACTGGAAGCAGGAGCTCTTCGAAATGGAACAAAGGTACTAGTTATGCCTTCAGATGTTGTTGGAACAGTACGCACATTGGAGCGTGACTCTAATGCCTGCTCTGTTGCAAGAGCTGGAGATAACGTAGCTGTAACGTTGCATGGTGTTGATGGAAGTCATGTATTGGCTGGAGTTGTATTATGCCATCCCTACTTTCCTGTTGCTGTTGCAAAGCATTTAGAGTTGAAATTGCTTGTCTTGGATGGTGCAAGTCCCATATTGGTTGGCGCTCAGTTAGAGTTTCATATTCATCATGCAAAGGAACCTGCTAGAGTTTCAAGAATATTGTCGATGCTTGATCACAAGACTGGTAAGGTGACCAAAAAGTCCCCTCGCTGTCTCGTGTCAAAACAAAGTGCAGTAATTGAGGTGATTTTGAATGAGCCATGTAGGAAGTGCAACAAATTCCCATTGAAGTCGCACCAACAGGGTCGTGCAAAGAATCGAAACAGATGTTCAAAATTTTCACTGCGGTAA